The proteins below come from a single Mycobacterium parmense genomic window:
- a CDS encoding LCP family protein, whose translation MARAGGAHHRHRAVRKPSRLRKGLARSFMALVSVGAVLMTAAGYYVAHGALGGITVSEALRPEDPRSSGDNMNILLIGLDSRKDQDGNDLPWSILKHLHAGDSDDGGYNTNTLILVHVSADDKVVAFSIPRDDWVAFNGVPGYNHIKIKEAYGLTKQYVAQKLINQGVSDQKELETKGREAGRAATLRAVRNLTGVPIDYFAEVNLAGFYDLAQTLGGVEVCLNHAVYDSYSGADFPAGRQRLDAAQALAFVRQRHELDNGDLDRTHRQQAFISSVMQELQASGTFTNLDKLKSLMAVARRDLVLSAGWNDDMIQRLGALTGGNIEFRTLPVVRYDNIDGQDVNIVDPSAIKAEVATAIGSVSPSTTAATTAAKPSPSTVVDVINSGSISGMATEVSRALKNRGYTAGQVRDRESGEPKTTSIAYGAGAQTDAKNLAAMLGMDAPIQPDPSIQAGHIRITVDTNFAMPPPDDSTVDDTTTTTTTTTTASGKSSQYGYGYDATTTYPTPDQGKPIDGGGVPCVN comes from the coding sequence ATGGCGCGAGCCGGCGGTGCGCACCACCGCCATCGAGCCGTTCGGAAGCCCTCCCGCCTGCGCAAGGGGCTGGCGCGCAGCTTCATGGCGCTGGTCTCGGTGGGCGCGGTGCTGATGACCGCCGCCGGATATTACGTGGCTCACGGCGCGCTGGGTGGCATCACGGTTTCCGAAGCCCTGCGGCCCGAGGACCCACGGTCCAGCGGCGACAACATGAACATCCTGCTCATCGGCTTGGACTCCCGCAAAGACCAGGACGGCAACGACCTGCCGTGGTCCATCCTCAAGCACCTGCACGCCGGCGATTCAGACGACGGCGGCTACAACACCAACACGCTGATCCTGGTGCACGTCAGCGCCGACGACAAAGTGGTCGCGTTCTCCATTCCTCGCGACGACTGGGTCGCCTTCAACGGCGTGCCGGGCTACAACCACATCAAGATCAAAGAGGCGTATGGGCTGACCAAGCAATACGTGGCGCAGAAATTGATCAATCAGGGTGTCAGCGATCAGAAGGAGCTCGAGACCAAGGGCCGCGAGGCCGGCCGGGCGGCAACCCTGCGCGCGGTGCGCAACCTGACCGGCGTCCCGATCGACTACTTTGCCGAGGTCAACCTGGCGGGCTTCTACGACCTGGCCCAGACGCTGGGCGGTGTCGAGGTCTGCCTGAACCACGCCGTGTACGACTCCTATTCCGGCGCCGACTTCCCGGCCGGGCGGCAGCGCCTCGACGCCGCACAGGCGCTCGCGTTCGTCCGGCAGCGTCACGAGTTGGACAACGGGGACCTCGACCGCACCCATCGCCAGCAGGCGTTCATCTCCTCCGTCATGCAGGAGCTGCAGGCGTCGGGCACCTTCACCAACCTCGACAAGCTCAAGAGCCTGATGGCGGTGGCACGCCGGGACCTGGTGCTGTCGGCGGGCTGGAACGACGACATGATCCAGCGCCTGGGGGCGCTGACCGGCGGGAACATCGAATTCCGAACGCTGCCGGTGGTGCGTTACGACAACATCGACGGCCAGGACGTCAACATCGTCGACCCGTCGGCGATCAAGGCGGAGGTGGCCACCGCGATCGGGTCCGTCTCGCCGAGCACCACCGCGGCCACCACGGCGGCCAAGCCGAGCCCGTCGACCGTCGTCGACGTGATCAACTCGGGCAGCATCAGCGGGATGGCCACCGAGGTGTCCCGCGCACTGAAGAATCGCGGGTACACCGCGGGCCAGGTCCGCGATCGCGAGTCCGGCGAACCCAAGACGACCTCGATCGCGTACGGCGCCGGCGCGCAGACCGACGCCAAGAACCTCGCCGCGATGCTGGGCATGGACGCCCCGATCCAACCCGATCCGAGTATCCAGGCAGGTCACATCCGGATCACCGTCGACACCAACTTCGCGATGCCGCCCCCGGACGACAGCACG
- a CDS encoding TDT family transporter, with protein sequence MTTANPGEARTRVEVLGNIGPNWFASVMGTGIVATAGAGLPIRVVGLHVFTEAVWVIAAVLLVVLIVVVGGHWLRHPTVARTHARNPQMAHFYGAAPMALLTVGAGAVLVGRNLMGERIAVDLDWVLWSCGTLGGLFTAVSIPFFMFTQHDVEPDAAFGGWLMPVVPPMVSAATGALLLPHLAAGAARATMLYGCYAMFGLSLVASLNVISMIWTRLTMYGTSGSARVPTLWIVLGPLGQSITAVGLLGAGARLAVDRRIAEEMDAFAILYGVPVWGFAVLWIALATSLTVRTLRRGMPFALTWWSLTFPVGTFVTGTSQLAAHTHLGAFAVAAVVAYAGLLLTWLLVAVRTARGSVRGGLLTLPPSAAPVKASKDRVR encoded by the coding sequence ATGACCACAGCAAACCCGGGTGAGGCACGGACCCGAGTGGAGGTACTGGGCAACATCGGGCCCAACTGGTTCGCATCGGTTATGGGAACGGGCATCGTGGCCACCGCCGGCGCCGGCCTGCCCATCCGTGTGGTGGGGCTGCACGTGTTCACCGAGGCCGTGTGGGTGATCGCCGCGGTCCTGCTGGTGGTGCTGATCGTCGTGGTCGGCGGCCACTGGCTGCGCCACCCCACCGTCGCCCGCACCCATGCCCGCAACCCGCAGATGGCCCACTTCTACGGCGCCGCGCCCATGGCGTTGCTGACGGTCGGCGCGGGCGCGGTGCTGGTCGGGCGGAATCTCATGGGCGAGCGCATCGCCGTCGACCTCGACTGGGTGCTGTGGTCCTGCGGCACCCTCGGCGGCCTGTTCACCGCGGTCAGCATTCCCTTCTTCATGTTCACCCAGCACGACGTCGAGCCCGACGCAGCATTCGGCGGATGGTTGATGCCGGTGGTGCCGCCCATGGTCTCGGCCGCGACGGGGGCGCTGCTGCTGCCGCACCTGGCCGCGGGCGCCGCACGCGCGACGATGCTGTACGGGTGTTACGCGATGTTCGGGCTGTCGTTGGTGGCTTCGTTGAACGTCATCTCGATGATCTGGACGCGCCTGACCATGTACGGCACCTCCGGGTCCGCACGCGTGCCCACGCTGTGGATCGTGCTGGGGCCGCTCGGCCAGTCCATCACCGCTGTGGGACTTCTCGGTGCCGGCGCGAGGCTCGCGGTCGACCGCCGGATCGCCGAGGAAATGGACGCGTTCGCAATCCTGTACGGGGTTCCGGTGTGGGGCTTCGCCGTGCTGTGGATCGCGTTGGCGACGTCGCTGACGGTGCGCACCCTGCGGCGCGGGATGCCCTTCGCGCTGACGTGGTGGAGCCTGACGTTCCCGGTGGGAACGTTCGTCACGGGCACCTCGCAGCTCGCCGCCCACACCCACCTCGGCGCGTTCGCGGTGGCCGCCGTCGTCGCCTACGCCGGTCTGCTGCTCACCTGGTTGCTGGTGGCCGTCCGCACCGCTCGCGGCAGTGTGCGCGGCGGCCTGCTCACGCTGCCGCCGAGCGCGGCGCCGGTCAAGGCCAGCAAGGATCGGGTCCGCTGA